The Medicago truncatula cultivar Jemalong A17 chromosome 4, MtrunA17r5.0-ANR, whole genome shotgun sequence genome includes a region encoding these proteins:
- the LOC112420799 gene encoding uncharacterized protein, whose translation MTLMMETMMAEREQAAISNSTPVVVVTAAPEGPPQPSPTTTTTIGLTQPLMTDFSSGTMATMSNSGFHPLGPQGPFATPQYSMPSGYPWGMPIATNGGFGPGATEMPFTQGQQTSAHFQMSQPIPQATMTQAGPTVHVGPQHEEQIYHSDSIMGDDKAIDWEERFGALEKKLSNMRGKETVVQSIYDLCLVPDVNIPPKFKMPVFEKYQGDTCPQNHLTMYIRKMIAYKNNVPLLIHCFQDSLTGPAHTWFMGLKGVTTFEQLTDAFMQQYKYNTYLAPSRKELQSLTQKDKESFKEYAQRFIQKAAQIRPPLDERELSELFYETLSPCYSEKMIVCASQKFTDLVETGMRIEEWARKGAAVSGSSSGGSSGVSSNGNKKFGNGYPKRNAQEVGMVAHGGPQPVYPNHPFVANITPQMTAPQNPNYQSPRPQGPAPYYSPLYQPLYNLQQFPQQPYYPQQPYQQRPQQQPRPQAPHNQQNQRQQFDPLPMTYGALLPSLLAQNLVQTIPPPRIPDPLPRWYRPDLHCIYHQGAPGHDVERCFALKKEVQKLINSKELTFTDPDAVAQNNPLPTHGPAVNMIQDDQEEARILSVGDIKTPLVPIHVKMCKATLFNHNHEACDICSMDPRGCIQVQNDVQGLLNRRELVVTREPESKDVCVVTPVFRARRPLVINPNSTKPVGTPLVICVPRPTPTTAQKAVPYKYEGTILEPGSETTSPVTVDNIAESSRILRSGRILPTVGPKSVSVPIDEPVKERNAGKGKAGEQAKEFDFEDADEVLKLIKKSEYRVVDQLLQNPAKISIMALLSSSGAHRDALRKVLDQAFVDYDVTLGQFESIVGNVTACNSLTFSDEDLPAEGNKHNQALLISVLCRTDSLSNVLIDTGSALNVMPKSTLDQLAYSEAPLRLSKVTVRAFDGTRRSVYGEVDLPISIGPHEFQVTFQVMEIQASFSCLLGRPWIHDAGAVTSTLHQKLKFVSRGKLITVSGESAFLISNLSAFSVIGGSSSDGPSFQGFSAEESVGKIETCMASLKDARRVIQEGKTEGWGQLVELPENKRKEGIGFLNSKPGMFDPTRGSFHSAGFIHDSPETNAILDDAPGGVTPVFVTPGGACCNWIAVDIPSVTPRSKLNISESVEHSDPMLSPNFEVPVYEAVVEEDEEIPNEIKWMLEQERKTIQPHQEEIEIINLGTKEDKKEIKIGASLDVSVKKRVIELIREYVDIFAWSYKDMPGLDPDVVEHRLPLKPECSPIDAGFLVTSEYPQWLANIVPVPKKDGKVRMCVDYRDLNKASPKDNFPLPHIDVLVDNTAKCKVFSFMDGFSGYNQIRMAPEDREKTSFITPWGAFCYVVMPFGLINAGATYQRGMTKIFHDMIHKEIEVYVDDLIVKSGTEEEHVEYLLKMFQRLRKYKLRLNPNKCTFGVRSGKLLGFIVSQKGIEVDPNKVRAIREMPVPKTEKQVRGFLGRLNYISRFISHMTATCGPIFKLLRKDQGVKWNDDCQKAFDQIKEYLLEPPILVPPVDGRPLIMYLTVLEDSMGCVLGQQDETGKKEHAIYYLSKKFTDCESRYSVLEKTCCALAWAAKRLRHYMINHTTWLISKMDPIKYIFEKPALTGRIARWQMLLSEYDIEYRTQKAIKGSILAEHLAHQPIEDYQPIKFDFPDEEVMYLKAKDCDEPVFGEGPDPESEWGLIFDGAVNVYGSGIGVVLITPKGTHIPFTARLRFDCTNNIAEYEACIMGIEEAIDLRIKKIVIYGDSALVINQIKGEWETRHPGLIPYRDYARRLLTFFNKVELHHVPRDENQMADALATLSSMIKVNGHNTVPVINVQFLDRPAYVFVAEAIDDDKPWYHDIQVFLQTQKYPPGASNKDKKTLRKLSSRFFLNEDVLYKRNFDGVLLRCVDKHEAEKLMREIHEGSFGTHSCGHAMSKKILRAGYYWITMHGDCYNHAKRCHKCQIYADKIHIPPSMLNVISSPWPFSMWGIDMIGRIEPKASNGHRFILVAIDYFTKWVEAASYANVTKQVVVRFIKNNIISRYGVPNRIITDNGTNLNNNMMKELCDDFKIQHHNSSPYRPQMNGVVEAANKNIKKIIQKMVVTYKDWHEMLPYALYGYRTSVRTSTGATPFSLVYGMEAVLPVEVEIPSLRVLMEAELSEAEWCQSRYDQLNLIEEKRMAALCHGQLYQSRMKQAFDKGVHPREFKEGDLVLKCIKSFQPNPRGKWTPNYEGPYVVKRAFSGGALILTNMDGEELPRPVNSDAVKK comes from the exons ATGACGCTTATGATGGAAACTATGATGGCTGAGAGAGAGCAAGCAGCAATCTCCAATTCAACTCCTGTTGTGGTCGTCACAGCTGCACCTGAGGGTCCCCCGCAACCATCTCCGACTACTACTACAACTATCGGCCTCACCCAGCCTCTGATGACTGATTTTTCTTCTGGTACTATGGCAACTATGAGTAACTCAGGCTTCCATCCTCTTGGCCCCCAGGGTCCCTTTGCCACTCCTCAGTATTCCATGCCTTCAGGCTACCCTTGGGGCATGCCGATTGCAACTAACGGGGGTTTTGGTCCAGGCGCTACTGAAATGCCATTCACACAGGGTCAACAGACTTCGGCACATTTCCAGATGAGTCAACCGATTCCTCAAGCTACCATGACTCAAGCAGGTCCTACTGTGCATGTTGGGCCACAACATGAAGAGCAGATTTATCACTCCGACAGTATAATGGGGGATGATAAAGCAATCGATTGGGAAGAAAGGTTCGGTGCTCTAGAGAAGAAGCTGAGTAATATGCGGGGGAAGGAAACAGTCGTCCAAAGCATATATGACCTTTGCTTAGTACCAGATGTAAACATACCTCCAAAGTTCAAGATGCCTGTATTTGAGAAGTATCAAGGGGACACGTGTCCACAAAATCATCTAACTATGTATATTAGGAAGATGATAGCTTACAAGAATAATGTTCCCTTACTCATTCACTGCTTCCAGGATAGTTTGACTGGTCCGGCACATACCTGGTTCATGGGGTTGAAAGGAGTCACTACTTTTGAACAATTGACTGATGCCTTCATGCAACAGTACAAATATAATACCTATCTGGCGCCAAGTCGCAAAGAGTTGCAGTCCTTAACCCAGAAAGATAAAGAATCGTTCAAAGAATACGCACAACGCTTCATTCAAAAAGCTGCTCAGATTCGTCCTCCCTTAGATGAGAGGGaactttcagaattgttctatGAAACCCTGAGCCCTTGTTATTCAGAAAAGATGATTGTCTGTGCATCACAGAAGTTCACTGATTTGGTGGAAACAGGAATGCGTATCGAGGAGTGGGCTCGTAAGGGAGCAGCTGTTTCGGGAAGTTCTTCAGGTGGTTCTTCAGGGGTTTCGTCCAATGGTAATAAGAAATTTGGGAATGGTTACCCAAAGAGGAATGCTCAAGAGGTTGGCATGGTGGCTCATGGAGGACCTCAGCCCGTGTACCCTAATCACCCCTTTGTTGCCAACATCACTCCACAAATGACCGCGCCCCAGAACCCAAACTATCAATCACCCAGACCTCAAGGACCTGCACCATACTACTCCCCATTATACCAACCACTATACAACCTACAACAATTCCCTCAACAACCATATTACCcccaacaaccataccaacaaagACCACAGCAACAACCCCGTCCTCAGGCTCCTCACAATCAGCAGAATCAAAGGCAACAATTTGATCCCTTGCCAATGACCTATGGAGCATTGCTCCCTTCTTTACTTGCACAGAATCTAGTCCAAACAATACCACCTCCTCGCATTCCAGACCCTCTCCCACGCTGGTACCGTCCGGACCTTCATTGTATTtaccatcaaggggcaccaggccACGATGTGGAGCGTTGTTTTGCTCTTAAGAAAGAGGTTCAGAAACTGATAAATAGCAAAGAGTTAACCTTCACCGACCCTGATGCTGTAGCTCAGAACAATCCTCTGCCTACTCATGGGCCTGCTGTTAATATGATTCAAGACGATCAGGAAGAGGCTCGCATTCTCTCTGTAGGTGATATCAAGACTCCTCTGGTACCGATACATGTGAAAATGTGTAAAGCAACTCTCTTCAACCACAATCATGAAGCTTGTGACATATGTTCGATGGATCCTCGTGGATGTATACAAGTCCAGAATGATGTGCAGGGTCTCCTAAATAGAAGGGAACTTGTGGTTACAAGGGAACCCGAGAGCAAAGACGTCTGTGTTGTCACTCCGGTATTCAGAGCCAGGAGGCCGCTGGTGATAAACCCTAACAGTACAAAGCCCGTTGGTACTCCCTTGGTAATCTGTGTGCCTAGGCCCACGCCTACTACTGCTCAGAAAGCCGTACCCTACAAGTATGAAGGCACGATTCTAGAGCCCGGAAGTGAGACAACTTCACCTGTTACTGTGGATAATATCGCAGAGAGTAGCCGGATTTTGAGGAGTGGCCGCATCCTTCCTACGGTGGGTCCGAAGAGTGTTAGTGTTCCGATCGATGAGCCAGTAAAAGAGCGAAACGCCGGTAAAGGTAAAGCTGGGGAGCAGGCCAAAGAGTTTGACTTTGAGGATGCCGATGAAGTCTTGAAGCTGATCAAGAAGAGTGAATACAGGGTGGTGGACCAGTTGTTACAAAATCCTGCGAAGATTTCCATCATGGCCCTGTTGTCAAGTTCTGGTGCTCATCGGGATGCCCTGAGGAAAGTACTAGACCAGGCatttgtggattatgatgtaacTCTGGGTCAATTCGAAAGCATTGTGGGGAATGTGACCGCGTGTAACAGTCTGactttcagtgatgaagatctCCCGGCGGAGGGGAATAAGCATAATCAAGCATTACTCATCTCTGTACTTTGCAGAACGGACTCGTTATCCAACGTCCTGATAGATACCGGCTCTGCACTTaatgtgatgcccaagtcaactctCGACCAATTGGCGTACTCCGAGGCTCCTTTGAGACTTAGCAAGGTGACGGTGAGGGCCTTCGATGGAACTAGGAGATCGGTGTATGGTGAGGTAGATTTGCCAATTTCGATCGGCCCACATGAATTTCAGGTTACTTTCCAAGTCATGGAAATCCAGGCTTCTTTCAGCTGTTTGCTCGGCAGACCATGGATTCATGACGCTGGGGCAGTGACATCTACTCTCcatcagaaattgaagtttgtaagTCGTGGAAAGTTGATCACTGTGAGTGGCGAATCGGCCTTTTTAATCAGCAATTTGTCTGCTTTCTCTGTTATCGGTGGTAGTAGTTCAGACGGGCCATCATTCCAAGGGTTCTCTGCCGAAGAAAGTGTCGGTAAGATTGAGACTTGTATGGCTTCGTTGAAGGATGCCCGGAGAGTAATTCAGGAAGGCAAAACCGAAGGCTGGGGTCAGCTAGTGGAGTTGCCAGAAAACAAGCGTAAAGAGGGAATTGGTTTCCTTAACAGTAAGCCTGGGATGTTCGACCCCACCAGAGGTTCTTTCCACAGTGCTGGTTTCATTCATGATTCGCCAGAGACCAATGCAATTTTAGATGATGCACCTGGAGGAGTGACACCGGTCTTTGTGACGCCTGGAGGAGCTTGCTGCAACTGGATTGCTGTTGACATTCCTTCTGTGACACCCCGCTCTAA ACTGAACATAAGTGAATCCGTTGAACACAGTGACCCCATGctttctcccaactttgaggtcCCGGTTTACGAGGCTGTGGTAGAGGAGGATGAAGAGATCCCGAATGAGATCAAATGGATGTTGGAACAAGAAAGGAAGACAATTCAACCTCATCAGGAAGAGATAGAAATCATCAATCTGGGTACTAaggaagacaagaaagaaatcaagattggggcATCGTTGGATGTATCTGTCAAGAAAAGAGTAATTGAGCTTATCAGAGAATATGTTGATATATTCGCATGGTCATACAAAGACATGCCGGGTCTAGACCCTGATGTCGTTGAACACAGACTGCCTTTGAAGCCTGAGTGTTCTCCG attgatgcaggTTTCCTGGTCACGTCAGAGTATCCTCAATGGTTGGCCAACAtagtgcctgttccaaagaaagatggcaaagtcagaatgtgtgttgattatCGGGACTTGAACAAGGCTAGTCCGAAGGATAATTTTCCTTTACCTCACATTGATGTATTAGTTGATAACACTGCTAAGTGCAAGgttttctccttcatggacggtttctccggctaCAATCAGATCAGGATGGCTCCtgaggatagagaaaagacgtctttcatcACGCCCTGGGGTGCTTTCTGCTATGTGGTGATGccatttggtttgataaatgctggtgccactTACCAAAGGGGTATGACCAAAATCTTTCATgatatgattcacaaagaaattgAGGTCTACGTAGATGATTTGATTGTTAAGTCTGGCacagaagaagaacatgttgagtatttgttgaagatgttccagcggttgagaaagtacaagctccggttgaatcctaacaaatgtactttCGGTGTTAGATCTGGTAAACTCCTAGGCTTTATCGTCAGTCAAAAGGGTATTGAAGTTGATCCCAACAAGGTCAGAGCCATCAGAGAAATGCCTGTTCcaaagacagagaagcaagtcagaggttttctTGGTAGACTCAATTATATCTCCAGATTTATCTCTCACATGACCGCCACATGTGGACCAATTTTCAAGTTACTCCGCAAGGATCAAGGGGTGAAGTGGAATGATGATTGTCAGAAGGCTTTTGATCAAATCAAAGAATATCTGTTAGAACCTCCAATTCTTGTTCCTCCAGTTGACGGaagacctttgatcatgtatttaacagTACTGGAAGATTCCATGGGCTGTGTTttgggtcaacaagatgaaaccggaaagaaagagcacgcTATCTACTATTTGAGTAAGAAGTTCACTGATTGTGAGTCCCGATATTCTGTACTTGAgaaaacttgttgtgctttagcttgggctgccaagcgtctccgtcattatatgattaatcatacaacttggttgatatccaagaTGGATCCtatcaagtacatatttgagaagccAGCTTTAACTGGAAGGATTGCTCGCTGGCAGATGTTATTGTCCGAATATGATATCGAGTATCGCACTCAGaaagcaatcaaaggtagcatcttGGCAGAACATTTAGCTCATCAACCAATCGAAgactatcaaccaatcaaattcgACTTCCCAGATGAAGAGGTTATGTATCTAAAAGCAAAAGATTGTGACGAACCGGTGTTCGGTGAAGGTCCTGATCCTGAATCCGAAtggggtttgatatttgatggagCTGTTAATGTCTATGGAAGTGGAATTGGTGTGGTACTCATTACCCCTAAGGgtactcacatcccttttactgcGAGGTTACGTTTTGATTGCACAAACAACATTGCAGAGTACGAAGCTTGCATCATGGGTATCGAGGAAGCCATCGATTTGAGGATCaagaaaattgtcatttatGGAGATTCCGCTCTTGTgattaaccagatcaaaggagAATGGGAAACTCGTCATCCTGGATTGATTCCCTACAGAGATTATGCAAGGCGTTTGctgactttcttcaacaaagtagAGTTACATCATGTGCCCCGCgatgagaatcaaatggcaGATGCTTTAGCTACTCTATCCTCAATGATCAAGGTGAATGGTCACAATACTGTGCCAGTAATCAATGTTCAATTTCTCGACCGACCTGCTTATGTGTTTGTAGCCGAAGCAATTGATGACGACAAGCCATGGTATCATGATATCCAAGTTTTCCTTCAAACTCAAAAATACCCGCCTGGGGCATCCAACAAGGACAAGAAAACATTGAGAAAATTGTCAAGCCGTTTCTTCCTTAACGAAGACGTTTTGTATAAAAGGAACTTTGATGGGGTCCTACTTAGATGTGTGGATAAGCATGAAGCAGAAAAATTGATGCGCGAGATTCATGAAGGCTCTTTTGGAACTCACTCATGCGGTCACGCCATGTCGAAGAAGATATTGAGGGCTGGGTACTACTGGATAACAATGCACGGCGATTGCTACAATCACGCCAAGAGATGCCATAAGTGTCAAATATATGCTGACAAGATTCATATACCACCATCTATGCTCAATGTTATCTCTTCCCCGTGGCCTTTCtccatgtggggcatcgacatgattggtcGGATTGAGCCAAAAGCTTCCAATGGACATCGTTTCATATTAGTGGCTATCGATtatttcaccaagtgggttgaagcagcatcttacgccaatgtgaccaagcaggtagtggtcagatttatcaagaacaacatcatcagcCGCTACGGTGTTCCCAACAGAATCATCACAGACAATGGCACAAATCTGAATAACAACATGATGAAAGAGTTGTGTGATGACTTCAAGATTCAACATCACAATTCTTCTCCTTACAGACCACAGATGAATGGGGTAGTtgaagctgcaaacaagaacATCAAGAAGATCATACAGAAGATGGTAgttacttacaaggactggcatgaaatGTTACCCTACGCTTTGTATGGATACCGTACCTCAGTGCGAACCTcgacaggggcaacccctttctctttggTATATGGTATGGAGGCTGTACTACCTGTAGAGGTTGAGATTCCTTCTTTAAGAGTCTTGATGGAAGCTGAATTGTCTgaagctgaatggtgccagagcaggtacgaccagttgaatttgattgaggaaaaacgtatggctgCTTTGTGTCATGGACAGTTATATCAGTCAAGGATGAAACAAGCATTCGATAAAGGAGTCCATCCCCGTGAATTCAAGGAAGGAGATCTTGTGCTCAAATGTATCAAATCCTTTCAACCAAATCCTAGGGGCAAATGGACGCCAAACTATGAAGGTCCCTACGTGGTGAAGAGAGCtttctctggtggtgctttaattcttacaaatatggatggagaggagttacctcgtcctgtgaattctgatgcagtcaagaaa